CTTTTGCGATTTTCTGTTGGGGGTTGGGAATTAACCATGACAAAAATTGAAGAGTAAGAAGTTAGGAAAATAATTCGTAATTCGTAATTAAGAATTTAATTAACTTCCCTAACTTCTGATTGGTAAATACTTATGCCTCGTCGTAGGGTTCTAAGTCTAACAGATGGATGTAGGGTTCTACTAACTCTGGACGCTGAAAAGCGATCGCTCTTAGTAGATGCCAGTCATTTAAACCCTCAAAAGCATTGCTATAATTATCCATCTCTAGACGAGTTGCTAGTTCTTCTACCTCTGCTGCGGACATGGCAGCAATTTCTTTCTTGGAAATGCTTAGAGTTTTCATAATGCTTGCCCCTCCCTTTTGCAGCATTCGCACCCAGCACGGATTGAGTGACGCAATAATGTGCCACTCAATCTATATTACTCACTAGATGACCTGAATTTACTAAAATTTTTGGGGATTTATACCATAATTTGTAAAAAAATTATAACTTAGACTAAACAAGAGTATTGACAATGAAATTTCTGGCTATATTTAACATTTCCAGATTAATTTCGTGTCCAGTATCAAATTCATGATATTTGACTGGAACACCCAAGGATTCTACGGTTGTGCGAGCTTTGACAGCCGCTTGCAAAGGGACAACTTCATCCCGCCTACCGTGCATGATTAAAATGGGAGGAGTATTGGTACTATTAGGGGCGATCGCTTCTGGATGCAAATACCCACTCATCACCACCAAACCAGCCAAGGGTAATTTTGAGCCGATATCAAAAGTCATTGCCCCACCCTGAGAAAATCCACTCAAGATAGTTCGGGATAAAGGCACACCAGTACTACTTTCTAAAGAAAGCACAAAATCTTTTAGCTGTTGCCGACTTTCTGCCAAACCCTCATACATATTTTCCACTCTCAGGTCATACCAAGCACGGCCAAGAGGAGTGTAAGGGTAGGGAAAAGGTGCATTGGGAAAGACAAACTGGTAATCAGGTAAGCTGAAGTAGGGTAACAGAGATGCCACATCCTCAGCATTAGCACCCCAACCATGTAAGGTAACAAT
Above is a genomic segment from Nostoc sp. MS1 containing:
- a CDS encoding DUF2555 domain-containing protein gives rise to the protein MKTLSISKKEIAAMSAAEVEELATRLEMDNYSNAFEGLNDWHLLRAIAFQRPELVEPYIHLLDLEPYDEA
- a CDS encoding alpha/beta hydrolase encodes the protein MQFITVPPANSQTPAGLIVTLHGWGANAEDVASLLPYFSLPDYQFVFPNAPFPYPYTPLGRAWYDLRVENMYEGLAESRQQLKDFVLSLESSTGVPLSRTILSGFSQGGAMTFDIGSKLPLAGLVVMSGYLHPEAIAPNSTNTPPILIMHGRRDEVVPLQAAVKARTTVESLGVPVKYHEFDTGHEINLEMLNIARNFIVNTLV